A single window of Streptomyces cathayae DNA harbors:
- a CDS encoding DUF6518 family protein: MSALLTGSRLRSRTLVFSVALTVGVVVGVLGPLLIDVTHPVGHAVHLVLSAGWSWAALAFCVGLARKSRGEAVLLATASLVTAVIAYYLTKLGQGTYLTVDLDDPTGAAPYVLWSAFASKTLLWCGVACVTGPVLGLAGNLARNPGPRGLPFRMLVPLLAVVEMSERLGVEAPLQDPVVGATWTVVRLAAITALVALAGRAVMTWRLRPVAGQADK; encoded by the coding sequence GTGTCGGCTTTACTCACAGGCTCCCGCCTCCGTTCCCGCACCCTGGTCTTCTCGGTCGCGTTGACCGTCGGTGTGGTGGTCGGGGTGCTCGGGCCCCTTCTGATCGACGTCACCCATCCGGTCGGCCACGCCGTCCATCTGGTCCTGTCCGCCGGATGGTCCTGGGCCGCGCTGGCGTTCTGCGTCGGCCTCGCCCGGAAGTCCAGGGGTGAGGCGGTCCTCCTGGCCACCGCGTCCCTGGTCACCGCGGTGATCGCGTACTACCTGACGAAGCTGGGCCAAGGAACGTACCTGACAGTGGACTTGGACGACCCCACCGGGGCGGCGCCCTACGTCCTCTGGAGCGCGTTCGCCTCGAAGACGCTGCTCTGGTGCGGGGTCGCCTGTGTCACGGGGCCCGTTCTGGGGCTGGCCGGGAACCTGGCACGGAATCCCGGACCGCGCGGCCTGCCCTTCCGGATGCTGGTTCCCCTGCTGGCCGTCGTCGAGATGTCGGAGCGACTCGGCGTCGAAGCGCCGCTGCAGGACCCCGTGGTCGGTGCGACATGGACCGTCGTACGGCTGGCAGCGATCACCGCCCTGGTGGCCCTGGCGGGGCGCGCGGTGATGACGTGGCGGCTTCGGCCCGTCGCCG